A single window of Leopardus geoffroyi isolate Oge1 chromosome D4, O.geoffroyi_Oge1_pat1.0, whole genome shotgun sequence DNA harbors:
- the RMI1 gene encoding recQ-mediated genome instability protein 1: MRNISFILKEMSVTNIALRVETWLLATWHVKVPLMWLEACINWIQEENDNVNLSQAQMNKQVFEQWLLTDLRDLEHPVLPDGILEVPKGELNGFFALQINSLVDVSQPAYSQIQKLRGKNTTNDLVTAETQVTLKPWEAKPSRMLMLQLTDGVVQMQGMEYQSIPALHSDLAPGTKILIYGNISFRLGVLLLKPENVKILGGEVDALSEEYAQEKVLARLIGEPDPVVSVIPNNCNQTIPGITDVLDPALGPSDEELLASLDENELAANNDTSLERRCFSTGSSSNTVPTRQSSFESRHIISPKPKEKQPNQPMHFTDGELDDFSLEEALLLEETVQKEQMKTKELQPLTLNRTPDESIERFLHKPNTPNNFSLICKSGNCNWNEKNVSKQVTNEDKLFSCPSVEDKNSSVFSVHSNVPLPHDFTNKDKDSETGNKVKQTFSSADGHSLNKISKGELVNYVPKRSSHISNENDHHLQSCSLRPSENNTNLSIAMDLYSPPFIYLSVLMASKPKEVTTVKVKAFIVTLTGNLSSSGGIWSITAKISDGTGYLDVDFVDEILTSLIGFSVPEMKQLKKDPLQYQKFLEGLQKCQRDLIDLCCLMTISFNPSLSKAIVLALQDVEMEHLENLKKRLNK; encoded by the coding sequence ATGcgtaatatttcttttattttaaaagaaatgagtgtAACTAATATTGCATTAAGAGTTGAAACCTGGCTTTTAGCTACGTGGCATGTTAAAGTACCTCTAATGTGGTTGGAAGCTTGTATTAACTGGatccaagaagaaaatgataatgtTAATTTGAGTCAggcacaaatgaataaacaagtgtTTGAGCAGTGGCTCCTTACTGACCTGAGAGATTTGGAACATCCTGTTTTACCTGACGGCATTTTAGAAGTTCCAAAAGGAGAACTGAATGGATTTTTTGCTTTGCAGATTAATTCATTGGTTGATGTAAGTCAACCTGCATATTCCCAGATACAAAAGTTGAGAGGAAAGAATACAACGAATGACTTAGTTACAGCTGAAACACAAGTAACCTTAAAACCTTGGGAAGCAAAGCCTTCACGAATGTTGATGTTACAACTAACTGATGGAGTTGTACAAATGCAGGGAATGGAATATCAGTCTATTCCAGCTCTTCATAGTGATCTTGCCCCAGGTACAAAAATTTTGATTTATGGAAACATTTCTTTCCGTCTTGGTGTTCTTTTATTGAAACCAGAAAATGTGAAGATTTTGGGAGGAGAAGTAGATGCCCTTTCAGAGGAATATGCCCAAGAAAAAGTACTTGCAAGATTAATTGGGGAACCTGATCCTGTAGTTTCAGTCATACCAAATAATTGTAACCAGACCATCCCTGGAATTACAGATGTTCTGGATCCTGCATTAGGACCTTCTGATGAAGAACTCTTGGCAAGTCTTGATGAAAATGAGCTTGCAGCAAATAATGACACCTCCTTAGAAAGAAGATGCTTCAGCACAGGTAGTTCCTCAAATACTGTTCCCACAAGACAGTCAAGTTTTGAATCACGACATATTATTTCTCCAAAACCAAAGGAGAAACAACCAAATCAACCTATGCATTTCACTGATGGGGAATTAGATGACTTTTCATTGGAGGAGGCCTTGCTTTTAGAAGAAACTGtccagaaagaacaaatgaagactAAAGAATTACAGCCATTGACTTTGAACAGAACCCCAGATGAAAGCATAGAGAGATTTTTACATAAACCTAATActccaaataatttttctttgatttgcaaAAGTGGAAACTGTAAttggaatgaaaaaaatgtatccaaaCAAGTGACTAATGAAGACAAATTATTTAGTTGTCCATCTGTTGAAGACAAAAACAGTAGCGTTTTTTCAGTTCATAGTAATGTACCCCTACCCCatgattttacaaataaagataaGGACTCAGAGACAggtaataaagtaaaacaaacctTCAGCAGTGCAGATGGACATtccttaaataaaatatcaaagggAGAGCTGGTAAATTATGTACCAAAAAGGAGTTCACACATTTCTAATGAAAATGATCATCATTTACAGTCTTGTTCTTTAAGACCATCAGAGAACAACACTAATCTTTCTATTGCCATGGATTTGTATTCTCCGCCCTTTATCTATTTGTCTGTCCTAATGGCCAGCAAACCAAAGGAAGTTACAACAGTGAAGGTCAAAGCATTTATTGTAACCTTAACTGGAAATCTTTCAAGTTCTGGTGGCATTTGGAGTATAACAGCAAAGATTTCTGATGGTACTGGATATCTAGATGTAGACTTTGTGGATGAGATACTTACTAGTCTGATAGGGTTTTCAGTACCAGAAATGAAACAGTTAAAAAAGGATCCTCTTCAATACCAAAAGTTCCTGGAAGGTTTGCAGAAGTGTCAGAGAGATTTAATAGATTTGTGTTGTCTAATGACGATTTCATTTAATCCCTCCTTGTCTAAAGCAATCGTACTGGCATTACAGGATGTTGAAATGGAACACCTTGAGAACCTAAAAAAGCGgctgaataaataa